Proteins encoded in a region of the Rutidosis leptorrhynchoides isolate AG116_Rl617_1_P2 chromosome 9, CSIRO_AGI_Rlap_v1, whole genome shotgun sequence genome:
- the LOC139867852 gene encoding uncharacterized protein has product MTTHQASQAQGTVSGTVTLNGVKAHVLFDTGATHSVISLSFSKCVNLSPSVLHLPVCISTPFGYSVIIICMYIDCPISIENNVHHAQLLPMEMHDFNIILGMDWLSPHHAYVDCYGKRIIFGDASKPEFVYQGT; this is encoded by the coding sequence ATGACTACGCATCAGGCATCACAAGCTCAAGGTACCGTTTCTGGCACTGttactttaaatggtgttaaggctCATGTCTTATTTGATACAGGTGCTACTCATTCTGTTATATCGTTATCATTTTCTAAATGTGTTAATTTGTCTCCTTCCGTATTACATCTACCTGTTTGTATTTCTACTCCTTTTGGATATTCCGTGATTATTATTTGCATGTATATTGATTGTCCCATCTCGATTGAGAATAATGTTCACCATGCTCAATTACTTCCTATGGAGATGCATGATTTCAACATTATCTTGGGAATGGATTGGTTGTCTCCACATCATGCTTATGTTGACTGTTATGGTAAACGAATTATATTCGGAGATGCCTCTAAACCAGAGTTTGTGTATCAAGGAACTTAA